In the genome of Brachypodium distachyon strain Bd21 chromosome 3, Brachypodium_distachyon_v3.0, whole genome shotgun sequence, the window AGTGGAGTATTTGAAagcaggaaaaggaaaaagaaaagaaaggagaaaagaatgaCTGAGTACCTGGCGCTTGACGCCGGGCGCGGACATTGGCAGGATGGTGGCCGTGTCCGTGACGCCGCGCGGGACGGGCACGGCCGGGCTGCTCTCGATGAAAGGAGTGCCGCTCCCGgagtccggcgccggcgcttcggccgaggcgggggcgggggcgcgcGAGGGGCCGGGCGACGATGACGGCGCgagcgccggagccggagcgtGCGCGCCGTGCCTTTCCTCACCCTTTCCCCGCCTCTCCTCGCCCCGGCCGCGCCTCCACCGCTCCGTTGGCAGCCTCGGCCTCatgccgtcgtcgtcggcgccggtcaccgggggcggcgcggcgagcggcgaCAACCCCGGCGAGGGCTCGGGCACTATAAAAGTCAGTGGCACCTTCTCCTCGGCGCCGTAGCCAGCGCCATGCAGCTGGCCAACGCAAGACAACGACACGATGTCACATTCAGGTAATCACATCGATAATTcacttcagcttcagcttcagcagcTAATCGATTAATTAATCAAGGTGGATGGACGTGCGTACCTTGAATGCTTGCGACGGATGCAGGAACCAGGAGCAGAGCAGCAACGACGTGAGCAACGAGAAGTAGCATTGCACATTGGACAATGTGGCAtctcccatctctctctctcctttcttcccCTGTTCTTCTCCTACTCTTGGCTTCTGGCTTCTGCTGCTCTTGAACTTCGTACGAGCTGACGAGTTGCTATTCTTTGGGTTCGTGGAGGCTGGAGCTGGAAGCTTTGATGCAACAAGTAGCCGTGGCGCCGCGCGACAGCAAGTGGTGGGAGTAAATAGGAGGCACCGCACCGCACCGCAcatggtggcggtggtggctgGTGCAGCACTGGCCTGCAGTGCAGTGCAGGCAAGGGTTAAAAGGCAAAAAGCCCAAAGCCCAACGGCCACGAGGGCTAACTGGTAAGGAAGCAAAGCCTGTTGCAAACTAACAAAGCAGGTCTAGCTT includes:
- the LOC100846827 gene encoding uncharacterized protein LOC100846827, whose amino-acid sequence is MCGAVRCLLFTPTTCCRAAPRLLVASKLPAPASTNPKNSNSSARTKFKSSRSQKPRVGEEQGKKGEREMGDATLSNVQCYFSLLTSLLLCSWFLHPSQAFKLHGAGYGAEEKVPLTFIVPEPSPGLSPLAAPPPVTGADDDGMRPRLPTERWRRGRGEERRGKGEERHGAHAPAPALAPSSSPGPSRAPAPASAEAPAPDSGSGTPFIESSPAVPVPRGVTDTATILPMSAPGVKRQDVGGAALVRPGMVPVVVGFIMMASLGTLC